A portion of the Glycine max cultivar Williams 82 chromosome 10, Glycine_max_v4.0, whole genome shotgun sequence genome contains these proteins:
- the LOC102661128 gene encoding zinc finger protein 10, with the protein MEFSYQEDSSKSSSNEIDRSSEQNDETGTGRSFECVFCKRGFNTAQALGGHMNIHRKARANNSKAKPNFPPSSSSKVDHHESNNYANPSYLTRGNHYSSTLPDHREVDDVNYNYYHQLYFPSPACGAKSPSHVQYSSEVLCVENQRDPHLLFGQDWRQRGLSLYTNPLCVHENKDKIENNSEEDDLDLELRLGYHP; encoded by the coding sequence ATGGAATTCAGCTACCAAGAAGATTCCTCCAAAAGCTCGAGCAACGAAATCGATCGATCGTCCGAACAGAATGATGAGACGGGCACCGGAAGATCCTTCGAGTGTGTGTTTTGCAAGAGAGGCTTCAACACTGCACAGGCTTTGGGGGGACACATGAACATACACAGAAAAGCTAGAGCCAATAACAGCAAGGCCAAGCCCAATTTTCCTCCCTCGAGTTCAAGCAAGGTTGATCATCATGAGAGTAATAACTATGCAAATCCAAGCTATCTTACAAGAGGGAATCACTATTCTTCTACTCTTCCTGATCATAGAGAGGTAGATGATGTTAATTACAATTACTACCATCAATTATATTTTCCCTCACCCGCATGTGGTGCCAAATCACCTTCACATGTACAATATAGTAGTGAGGTTTTGTGTGTAGAGAACCAAAGGGATCCTCATCTTCTGTTTGGACAAGATTGGAGGCAAAGGGGTTTGAGTTTGTACACTAATCCACTATGtgtacatgaaaataaagacaaGATAGAAAACAACAGTGAAGAGGATGATCTTGATTTGGAGCTTAGACTTGGTTATCATCCATAG